One Pleuronectes platessa chromosome 9, fPlePla1.1, whole genome shotgun sequence genomic region harbors:
- the LOC128448025 gene encoding complement C1q tumor necrosis factor-related protein 7 produces MNSCQVWESKMWLSMGVVCLFHCVVGQLFETKLKGAPRLICSVPGSPGLPGKPGATGPPGADGNVGIPGRDGRDGRKGEKGEKGETGWKGRVGPTGKIGGRGDRGPAGKRGPTGASGDVGPSGALGREGEKGDMGEQGPRGTAGVCRCGSLLPKSAFSVGITSSYPLEKTPIKFNKVLYNEGGHYNPQTGKFICAYPGVYFFSYDITLANKHLAIGLVQNGQFRIKTFDGNTGNHDVASGSTVIYLNPEDEVWLEIFYQDQNGLFADPSWADSLFSGFLLYADTNYFDALAEDYS; encoded by the exons ATGAACAGCTGCCAGGTTTGGG aATCGAAGATGTGGCTGTCAATgggggttgtgtgtctgttccacTGTGTCGTTGGACAGCTGTTTGAGACCAAGCTGAAAGGAGCACCACGTCTAATCTGCAGTGTCCCCGGGTCACCGGGACTGCCTGGCAAACCTGGCGCCACCGGGCCCCCGGGAGCAGATGGGAATGTGGGTATCCCAGGAAGAGATGGCAGAGATGGCAGGAAGGGCGAAaagggagaaaagggagaaacAG ggtGGAAGGGCAGGGTTGGCCCAACAGGTAAGATTGGAGGGCGAGGTGACCGTGGCCCTGCAGGGAAACGAGGCCCTACAGGAGCGAGTGGAGATGTGGGCCCATCCGGTGCTCTGGGccgtgagggagagaaaggggacATGGGCGAACAAGGGCCACGTGGCACCGCAGGAGTCTGCAGATGTGGCAGCCTGCTACCTAAATCGGCCTTCTCTGTGGGAATCACCAGCAGCTACCCATTAGAGAAGACCCCCATCAAGTTCAATAAAGTCCTCTATAATGAGGGCGGACACTACAACCCACAGACGGGCAAGTTTATCTGTGCATACCCTGGCGTTTACTTTTTTTCATATGACATTACACTGGCAAACAAACACCTGGCTATTGGTCTGGTGCAGAATGGCCAGTTTCGCATCAAAACTTTTGATGGCAACACAGGAAATCATGACGTGGCCTCTGGTTCCACTGTGATTTACCTGAACCCAGAAGATGAGGTCTGGCTGGAAATCTTCTACCAGGACCAGAACGGTTTATTTGCAGACCCTAGTTGGGCCGACAGCTTGTTCTCCGGCTTCCTTCTCTATGCTGACACAAACTACTTTGACGCACTGGCAGAGGACTACTCGTGA